A DNA window from Brassica napus cultivar Da-Ae chromosome A4, Da-Ae, whole genome shotgun sequence contains the following coding sequences:
- the LOC106447931 gene encoding uncharacterized protein LOC106447931 — protein sequence MSAAMDRALMALSLEEEEEEVPFTMPELPGFSSAEENALSLIGRTLNPECQKMSVLILTMPRKWQKEGRVRGVALSEEKFQFIFKTEHDLLDVLEKGVQTFNEWAIVLERWVENPPDDYLQYIPLWVQISKIPVNYYTHSVLMSLGEMLGEVKVVAFDPSKPIAQPFIRVQVRFNVANPLKMARVLNMGGGKTHIIHFDYEQLQKRCFTCKRLNHEKTICPWEVKKRQDAASSRREKIIAEKSRVITVLKPTDPLFGVLDEEQVGINPMTGRPKIANEVLEEMRRFLIADTGEALTVKIDKVKKSVAEAEKDPIVQKTILRLETIPIITTDLNKGKGHVFDYGQKEAERCNWDLNVNPNKLMAASMKANRNMSSFKAIMSDSKGYSEESESDFRGTLSDLPTVFRAGSTEPCSSGTVRKRGPIRRRPPRAQRQRNMLALMADNSVQEEERRDGKQEVGSRKRKKINQDAVAVVTNKAQCLKVIPHEGSPSSQ from the coding sequence ATGTCTGCTGCTATGGACAGAGCTCTCATGGCTCTTTCgctggaggaagaagaagaagaagtaccGTTCACTATGCCGGAGCTACCTGGTTTCAGTTCGGCAGAAGAAAATGCTCTAAGCCTTATAGGAAGAACCCTCAACCCGGAGTGCCAAAAGATGTCGGTTCTCATCCTCACCATGCCTCGGAAGTGGCAAAAAGAAGGAAGAGTAAGGGGTGTGGCGCTTTCTGAGGAAAAGTTTCAGTTTATCTTCAAAACTGAACATGATTTGCTTGATGTACTTGAGAAAGGAGTTCAGACATTCAATGAATGGGCGATAGTGCTAGAGAGATGGGTAGAGAATCCACCAGATGATTATCTTCAATATATTCCCCTGTGGGTTCAGATTAGTAAGATTCCGGTGAACTACTACACTCATTCGGTTCTGATGTCGCTGGGGGAAATGCTAGGGGAGGTGAAGGTGGTTGCTTTCGATCCATCGAAACCTATTGCTCAACCATTCATAAGAGTTCAAGTCCGCTTCAATGTAGCAAATCCCCTGAAAATGGCGAGAGTTCTCAACATGGGTGGAGGCAAAACCCACATTATTCACTTTGATTATGAGCAGCTGCAAAAGCGATGTTTTACCTGCAAAAGATTGAATCACGAGAAAACCATATGCCCGTGGGAGGTTAAAAAAAGACAGGACGCGGCGAGCTCGAGAAGAGAGAAGATTATCGCTGAGAAGAGTAGAGTGATAACAGTGCTGAAGCCAACTGATCCTCTATTTGGAGTACTTGATGAGGAGCAGGTAGGAATCAATCCTATGACTGGGAGGCCTAAAATAGCAAATGAAGTGTTAGAAGAGATGAGAAGGTTCCTTATAGCCGATACAGGTGAAGCTCTAACTGTCAAGATTGACAAGGTGAAGAAGTCTGTTGCTGAAGCAGAGAAGGATCCTATAGTGCAAAAGACTATTCTGAGGCTTGAAACAATCCCTATCATCACAACAGACCTCAACAAAGGCAAAGGTCATGTCTTTGACTATGGACAGAAGGAGGCTGAAAGGTGTAACTGGGATCTCAATGTCAATCCCAATAAACTCATGGCGGCATCGATGAAAGCGAACAGAAACATGAGTTCTTTCAAAGCTATTATGAGCGACAGTAAAGGCTATTCTGAAGAGTCGGAGAGTGACTTCAGGGGCACGTTATCTGACCTTCCTACGGTATTTCGGGCTGGTTCTACGGAACCGTGCTCTTCCGGGACGGTTAGGAAACGGGGTCCTATCAGAAGGAGGCCACCACGAGCGCAACGACAGAGGAACATGTTAGCTTTGATGGCTGATAATAGCGTGCAGGAAGAGGAGAGAAGAGATGGAAAACAAGAGGTAGGCTcaaggaagagaaagaagataaacCAAGATGCAGTGGCTGTCGTCACTAACAAGGCTCAGTGCCTTAAGGTGATCCCACATGAGGGATCGCCCTCTTCCCAATGA
- the LOC106449209 gene encoding ABC transporter G family member 17-like yields the protein MLQQDAVISVHSPGTRPLPLVLAFNDLTYKVTLPRRFGFRFRRSPAQVKTLLNGITGETNEGEILAILGASGSGKSTLIDALAGRISEGSLKGKVTLNGEALQSRVLQVISAYVMQDDLLFPMLTVQETLMFAAEFRLPRSLPKSKKRDRVETLIDQLGLRTVKNTMIGDEGHRGVSGGERRRVSIGTDIIHDPIVLFLDEPTSGLDSTCAFMVVQVLKKIACSGSIVVMSIHQPSCRIMEFLDRLLVLSSGQCVFSDSPATLPLFFSEFGRPIPDKENNAEFTLDLIKDLEGTSGGTSRLVEFNRSWQQKKLRGSQEPHHNSSPLRETINASITRGKLVTTSYNSKASYVNPWWVETLILAKRYMINWTRTPELIGTRVFIVMMTGFLLATVYWRVDDSPRGVQERLSFFSFAMATMFYSCADGLPTFIQERYIFMRETAHNAYRRSSYVISHSLVTLPHLFALSVGFAATTFWFVGLNGGLAGFIYYLLIIFASFWSGCSFVTFVSGVIPNVMMSYMVTFGYLSYCLLFSGFYINRDRIHLYWIWIHYISLLKYPYEAVLHNEFDDPSRCFVRGNQVFDNTFMEGVPESMKEKLLETMGSYLGMELTESTCLRTGSELLKQHGIEQLDKWGCLWVTLAWGFFFRILFYFSLSFGSKNKRA from the coding sequence ATGCTACAACAAGACGCCGTAATCAGTGTTCATTCACCTGGGACACGGCCCCTTCCCTTAGTCCTTGCGTTCAATGACCTCACCTATAAAGTCACACTTCCACGGCGTTTTGGTTTTCGTTTCCGACGTAGCCCAGCTCAAGTAAAGACTCTGCTCAACGGCATCACCGGAGAGACTAACGAAGGAGAGATCTTAGCCATTCTCGGAGCAAGCGGCTCTGGAAAATCAACCCTTATCGATGCATTGGCTGGACGGATCTCAGAAGGTAGCTTGAAAGGCAAGGTAACTCTAAATGGCGAAGCTTTGCAGTCACGTGTGTTACAAGTTATATCTGCTTATGTTATGCAAGACGATCTCCTTTTCCCTATGCTCACTGTCCAAGAAACCCTAATGTTCGCTGCCGAGTTCCGCCTTCCAAGAAGCCTACCCAAATCTAAGAAGAGAGACAGAGTTGAAACCCTAATAGACCAGTTAGGGCTCAGAACTGTTAAAAACACTATGATCGGTGACGAAGGTCATCGTGGCGTCTCTGGTGGAGAGAGGAGGCGTGTATCGATAGGCACGGACATCATTCACGACCCCATCGTGTTGTTCCTCGACGAGCCAACCTCAGGACTAGACTCAACTTGTGCCTTCATGGTGGTGCAAGTCTTGAAAAAGATCGCGTGTAGTGGAAGCATCGTAGTTATGTCAATCCATCAACCTAGTTGTCGGATTATGGAGTTTCTTGATCGTCTCCTCGTCTTATCTTCCGGCCAGTGTGTGTTCAGTGACTCTCCTGCTACTCTCCCCTTGTTCTTCTCAGAGTTTGGTCGTCCCATACCGGATAAAGAGAACAATGCGGAGTTCACACTTGACCTAATCAAAGATCTTGAAGGAACCTCTGGAGGAACCAGCAGGTTAGTAGAATTCAACAGAAGTTGGCAACAAAAGAAGCTTAGAGGTAGTCAAGAACCTCACCACAACTCATCACCCTTGAGAGAAACCATCAATGCAAGCATTACTAGAGGCAAGCTTGTCACAACTTCATATAACTCAAAAGCTTCATACGTAAACCCATGGTGGGTCGAGACCCTTATCTTAGCTAAACGTTACATGATAAACTGGACCAGAACACCTGAGCTTATCGGTACACGGGTCTTCATTGTCATGATGACTGGTTTTCTCTTGGCTACGGTTTACTGGAGAGTAGATGACTCACCTAGAGGCGTCCAAGAGAGGCTAAGCTTCTTCTCATTCGCAATGGCTACAATGTTCTACAGTTGTGCAGATGGACTGCCTACTTTCATCCAAGAAAGATACATTTTCATGAGAGAAACTGCTCATAATGCGTACCGAAGATCATCATATGTTATATCTCACTCTCTAGTGACTCTGCCTCATCTCTTCGCACTCTCCGTTGGATTTGCAGCCACCACGTTCTGGTTCGTTGGCTTAAACGGCGGTTTAGCTGGTTTCATCTACTATCTTCTCATAATCTTTGCGTCTTTCTGGTCAGGATGTTCCTTTGTTACATTTGTCTCTGGTGTGATACCTAACGTGATGATGAGTTACATGGTCACGTTTGGATATCTTTCTTACTGTCTACTCTTCAGTGGATTCTACATTAACCGAGATAGGATCCATCTTTATTGGATATGGATTCATTACATTTCTCTACTAAAGTATCCTTATGAAGCTGTTCTGCACAACGAGTTTGATGATCCCTCCCGTTGTTTCGTGAGAGGAAACCAAGTTTTTGATAATACGTTCATGGAAGGAGTGCCTGAATCTATGAAGGAGAAGCTTCTGGAGACAATGGGAAGTTATTTAGGGATGGAGTTAACGGAGTCAACGTGTTTGAGGACGGGCTCTGAGTTGCTTAAGCAACACGGTATTGAGCAGTTGGATAAATGGGGTTGCTTGTGGGTTACGCTAGCTTGGGGATTCTTTTTTAggatcttattttatttttcgttgTCATTTGGAAGCAAGAATAAGAGGGCGTGA
- the LOC106445339 gene encoding ABC transporter G family member 16 — MSRTVSEDHSVDNATPYHSMEIGSSLTLGQLLKNVSDVRKVDAGDETPLHSSQGDQDYDDLMRPVPFVLSFNNLTYNVSVRRKFNLIPRRSLSSSKTKTLLDNISGETRDGEILAVLGASGSGKSTLIDALANRIAKGSLKGKVTLNGEPLQSRTLKVISAYVMQDDLLFPMLTVEETLMFAAEFRLPRSLPKSKKKLRVQTLIEQLGIKNAANTIIGDEGHRGISGGERRRVSIGIDIIHDPIVLFLDEPTSGLDSTSAFMVVNVLKKIAESGSIVIMSIHQPSHRVLGLLNRLIFLSRGKTVFSGSPASLPGFFARFGSPVPENENQTEFALDLIRELEGSAGGTRGLVEFNKRWQEMKNRSPPASPNPNLTLKEAISASISRGKLVSGGGGGSSVVSHGGFANPFWIEIKTLTERSILNSRRQPELFGTRLATVLVTGFILATVFWRLDNSPKGVQERLGFFAFAMSTMFYTCADALPVFLQERYIFMRETAYNAYRRSSYVLSHAVVSLPSLVFLSLAFAATTFWAVGLEGGPMGFLFYCLIIFASFWSGSSFVTFLSGVVPHVMLGYTIVVAILAYFLLFSGFFINRDRIPQYWLWFHYLSLVKYPYEAVLQNEFSDPMECFVRGVQMFDNTPLGQLSYGMKLRLLDSVSRSIGMRITSSTCLTTGADILRQQGVTELSKWSCLLVTVGFGFFFRALFYLCLLFGSKNKRR, encoded by the coding sequence ATGTCTCGCACAGTATCAGAAGATCACTCTGTTGATAACGCGACGCCGTATCATTCCATGGAGATTGGTTCGTCGTTGACTTTAGGTCAACTTCTCAAGAACGTAAGCGACGTAAGAAAGGTAGACGCCGGCGACGAGACTCCTCTTCACAGCTCACAGGGAGATCAAGATTACGATGATCTCATGCGTCCTGTCCCCTTCGTTCTATCCTTCAACAACCTCACCTACAACGTCTCCGTTCGCCGGAAGTTTAATTTGATCCCACGGAGGAGCCTTTCTTCCTCCAAGACCAAGACccttcttgacaacatctccgGCGAGACACGCGACGGAGAGATTCTCGCCGTTCTTGGAGCTAGCGGGTCGGGTAAATCCACTTTGATCGACGCATTAGCGAACCGGATCGCTAAAGGTAGCTTGAAGGGCAAGGTAACGCTTAACGGCGAGCCTCTCCAATCTCGAACCCTAAAAGTTATCTCAGCGTACGTAATGCAAGACGACCTTCTCTTCCCGATGCTCACCGTTGAAGAAACCCTAATGTTCGCCGCCGAGTTTCGCCTACCAAGAAGCTTACCTAAGTCCAAGAAGAAGCTCCGTGTCCAAACCCTAATCGAGCAGTTAGGGATCAAGAACGCGGCGAACACCATCATCGGAGACGAAGGTCACCGTGGAATCTCCGGCGGAGAGAGGCGGCGAGTTTCGATCGGGATCGATATCATCCACGACCCGATCGTTCTCTTCCTCGACGAGCCGACTTCGGGGCTGGACTCCACAAGCGCCTTCATGGTGGTTAACGTGTTGAAGAAGATAGCGGAGAGTGGCAGTATCGTAATAATGTCGATACATCAGCCTAGTCACCGAGTTCTCGGTTTGCTTAACCGTCTTATCTTCTTGTCACGTGGCAAAACCGTTTTCAGCGGTTCGCCCGCGAGTTTACCGGGATTTTTCGCCCGGTTTGGGAGTCCCGTACCGGAGAACGAGAATCAAACCGAGTTCGCGCTCGATCTCATCAGAGAGCTCGAAGGATCAGCCGGAGGAACGCGAGGACTAGTCGAGTTCAACAAGAGATGGCAAGAGATGAAGAATCGATCTCCGCCGGCGTCTCCGAATCCAAATCTCACTCTCAAAGAAGCGATCTCCGCTAGTATAAGCAGAGGGAAGCTAGTCTCCGGCGGTGGCGGTGGATCCTCCGTCGTAAGCCACGGCGGATTCGCGAATCCGTTCTGGATCGAGATCAAAACTCTCACCGAACGCTCGATCCTCAACTCCCGGCGTCAACCGGAGCTATTCGGGACCCGATTAGCCACCGTACTCGTCACCGGATTCATCCTCGCCACCGTGTTCTGGCGGTTAGACAACTCTCCGAAAGGCGTTCAAGAGCGGCTAGGTTTCTTCGCGTTCGCGATGTCGACGATGTTCTACACTTGCGCCGATGCTCTCCCCGTCTTCCTCCAGGAGCGTTACATCTTCATGAGAGAAACCGCTTACAACGCTTACCGGAGATCCTCCTACGTCCTCTCTCACGCCGTCGTCTCTTTACCTTCGCTCGTCTTCCTCTCGCTAGCCTTCGCAGCGACGACGTTTTGGGCTGTTGGTCTCGAAGGAGGCCCAATGGGCTTTCTATTCTATTGCCTGATCATCTTCGCCTCTTTCTGGTCCGGAAGCTCCTTCGTGACTTTCTTATCCGGCGTCGTTCCGCATGTTATGTTGGGTTACACGATCGTTGTAGCTATCTTAGCTTACTTCTTGCTGTTCAGCGGCTTCTTCATCAACAGAGATCGTATCCCTCAGTACTGGTTATGGTTTCACTACCTTTCTCTGGTTAAGTACCCGTACGAGGCGGTTCTTCAGAACGAGTTCTCGGATCCTATGGAGTGTTTTGTGAGAGGTGTTCAGATGTTCGATAACACGCCTCTGGGACAGTTGAGTTATGGGATGAAACTGAGGCTTTTGGATTCTGTGAGCAGATCTATTGGGATGAGGATAACGAGTTCGACGTGTCTTACGACGGGTGCTGATATTCTGAGGCAGCAAGGAGTTACGGAGCTTAGCAAATGGAGTTGCTTGCTTGTCACGGTAGGGTTTGGGTTCTTTTTTAGGGCTTTGTTTTACTTGTGTTTGTTGTTTGGGAGCAAGAACAAGAGGAGGTGA
- the LOC106445338 gene encoding protein MAEA homolog → MEIDPVTNGNTDTVMAEPAPAMAPSRPVPSSRSSQLTESIKLEHQLLRVPFEHYKKTIRANHRSLEKEVSSVVSSVGDLADNDWSKDVAVSRLTSLVSRLQGLKRKLEEGSNVENLQAQRCRARIDHLDSADVENITEWNNTKLKRILVDYMLRMSYFETASKLSESSNISDLVDIDIFREAKKVIDALKRREVASALAWCADNKTRLKKSKSKLEFQLRLQEFIELVRADSYKQAILYARKHLTPWGATHMNELQHVLATLAFKSTTECPKYKALFEPQQWDVLVHQFKQEFCKLYGMTMEPLLNIYLQAGLTALKTPYSFEEGCTKEDPLSQESFRKLALPLPYSKQEHSKLVCYISKELMDTENPPQVLPNGYVYSTKALKEMADKNKGEIKCPRTGFVCNHTDLVKAYIS, encoded by the exons ATGGAAATCGATCCCGTAACCAACGGAAACACCGACACCGTGATGGCCGAACCCGCCCCCGCGATGGCCCCGTCACGGCCCGTCCCGTCGTCGAGGTCGAGTCAATTGACGGAATCGATCAAGCTTGAGCACCAGCTCCTCCGCGTGCCGTTCGAGCATTACAAGAAGACGATCCGCGCCAATCACCGCTCTTTGGAGAAAGAGGTCTCCTCCGTTGTCTCCAGCGTCGGGGATTTGGCTGATAACGATTGGTCCAAAGACGTCGCCGTTTCGCGTCTCACCAGCCTTGTTTCTAGGTTGCAAGGCCTCAAACGAAAg TTGGAAGAAGGTAGCAATGTGGAGAATTTGCAGGCTCAGAGATGCCGTGCTCGCATCGATCATTTGGATTCAGCAGATGTGGAGAATATTACCGAGTGGAACAATACAAAACTGAAACGGATTCTTGTCGACTACATGCTGCGGATGTCGTATTTCGAGACTGCTTCTAAGCTTTCAGAAAGCAGCAACATTTCG GACCTTGTCGACATTGACATATTTCGAGAAGCTAAGAAGGTGATTGACGCCCTAAAACGTAGGGAGGTAGCTTCTGCATTGGCATGGTGTGCTGATAATAAAACACGCTTGAAGAAGTCAAAG AGCAAACTTGAGTTCCAACTAAGGCTGCAAGAATTCATTGAGTTGGTACGAGCTGACAGCTACAAACAAGCAATTCTTTATGCTCGAAAGCATCTGACACCATGGGGAGCAACCCATATGAACGAATTGCAGCACGTTCTGGCCACTTTGGCTTTCAAAAGTACTACAGAATGCCCAAAATATAAG GCTTTGTTTGAACCACAGCAGTGGGATGTTTTAGTGCATCAGTTTAAACAAGAATTTTGCAAGTTATATGGCATGACAATGGAGCCCTTATTGAACATCTACTTACAAGCAGGCTTGACTGCACTGAAAACTCC ATATAGTTTTGAAGAAGGTTGTACCAAGGAGGACCCGCTCTCACAAGAGAGCTTCCGGAAGCTGGCGTTGCCTTTACCGTACTCCAAGCAGGAGCATTCAAAGCTTGTTTGCTATATTTCTAAGGAGCTAATGGATACAGAGAACCCACCACAGGTGCTGCCCAATGGCTACGTCTACAGCACCAAG GCTCTCAAGGAAATGGCGGACAAGAACAAAGGTGAAATAAAATGTCCAAGGACAGGGTTTGTCTGCAACCATACGGACTTAGTCAAGGCATATATATCATGA